A portion of the Rhodanobacter sp. AS-Z3 genome contains these proteins:
- a CDS encoding alpha-amylase family glycosyl hydrolase, whose translation MPTRRPGFIALAFGILLVMAGQLQATPPTALSATTTSTSSDVWYEIFVRSWYDSDGDGVGDLNGVTAKLDYLQSLGVSGIWLMPINPSPSYHGYDITDYDAINPQYGSMADFARLLSEAHKRGIKVIIDLVINHTSDQHPWFKAARDPASPYHRWYHWAGPHTDLRAEDAAGSQAWHALGAAHYLGDFSSNMPDLDYDTPAVRQQMVKLGQYWLRKGVDGFRLDAAQHIYYDFKADANNPLTLQKNLDWWSEFRRGMNAVNPAAYIVGEVTRDSAAELAPYFKPLSAVFDFPLAARLVDSARAERAGDLASMLARTDAAYRKVTDKSAVDAPFLSNHDQQRVMSQLGGNAPHMRMAAAMLLTLPGHPFIYYGEELGMRGSKPDPNLREPMRWHGDPHDPGQTRWKTFSAGDSPGVSVDAEQADDESLLNYYRTLIGWRRDIGALRDGALRTWPLANPHIAAWQLDDAGGPVLVLHNLSSQAQDIPLGNSPFHHVLRHSRSDTTIQHEQLSLPPYSSAILN comes from the coding sequence GTGCCGACTCGACGCCCAGGTTTCATCGCACTCGCCTTCGGCATCTTGCTGGTCATGGCTGGCCAGCTGCAGGCCACGCCACCGACTGCGCTTAGTGCCACCACAACGAGCACATCCTCCGACGTCTGGTACGAAATCTTCGTGCGCAGTTGGTACGACAGCGATGGCGACGGCGTCGGTGATCTCAACGGCGTCACGGCGAAACTCGATTACCTGCAGTCGCTTGGTGTCAGCGGCATCTGGCTGATGCCGATCAATCCGTCGCCCAGTTACCACGGCTACGACATCACCGACTATGACGCGATCAACCCGCAGTACGGCAGCATGGCCGACTTCGCGCGCCTGCTGAGCGAAGCGCACAAGCGCGGCATCAAGGTGATCATCGACCTGGTGATCAACCACACCAGCGACCAGCACCCGTGGTTCAAGGCGGCCCGTGATCCGGCCAGTCCTTATCATCGCTGGTACCACTGGGCCGGTCCGCACACCGACCTGCGCGCCGAGGATGCTGCCGGCTCGCAGGCATGGCATGCACTCGGCGCAGCCCATTACCTGGGTGACTTCTCGTCGAACATGCCGGATCTCGACTACGACACGCCGGCGGTGCGTCAGCAGATGGTCAAGCTTGGCCAGTACTGGTTGCGCAAGGGCGTTGACGGTTTCCGCCTGGATGCCGCCCAGCACATCTATTACGACTTCAAGGCCGACGCCAACAATCCACTGACCCTGCAGAAGAATCTCGACTGGTGGTCCGAATTCCGCCGTGGCATGAACGCGGTCAATCCCGCGGCCTACATCGTCGGCGAAGTGACCCGCGATTCCGCTGCCGAACTGGCGCCGTATTTCAAGCCGCTCAGCGCCGTGTTCGACTTCCCGCTGGCTGCACGTTTGGTCGACAGCGCACGCGCTGAGCGTGCCGGCGATCTTGCCAGCATGCTTGCGCGCACCGACGCCGCTTACCGCAAAGTCACTGACAAATCTGCGGTTGATGCACCGTTCCTGTCCAACCACGATCAGCAGCGGGTGATGAGCCAACTCGGCGGCAACGCGCCGCACATGCGCATGGCCGCCGCGATGCTGCTCACCCTCCCCGGCCACCCCTTCATTTACTACGGCGAGGAACTGGGCATGCGCGGCAGCAAGCCCGACCCGAACCTGCGCGAGCCGATGCGCTGGCATGGAGACCCGCATGACCCAGGCCAGACGCGCTGGAAAACGTTCAGCGCCGGCGACAGCCCTGGGGTATCAGTGGATGCCGAACAAGCGGACGACGAGTCACTGCTGAATTACTACCGCACGCTGATCGGCTGGCGCCGCGATATCGGCGCACTGCGTGACGGCGCCCTTCGCACGTGGCCGCTGGCGAATCCGCATATCGCCGCATGGCAACTCGATGATGCCGGCGGTCCTGTGCTGGTGTTGCACAACTTGTCCAGCCAAGCGCAAGACATCCCGCTGGGAAACAGTCCATTCCACCATGTGCTGCGACACAGCCGATCAGACACCACCATTCAGCACGAACAGCTTTCGCTGCCACCGTATTCCAGCGCCATCCTGAATTGA
- a CDS encoding M28 family metallopeptidase, producing the protein MKRLLLCTLIMATFSAAQATDVPTFSTERLSASVKTLASDAFEGRGPATRAETKTIDYVVAQMKAAGLQPGGDLKDGQRAWTQAVPLLRSQIIGTPSLKLTLGDQQETLTQGDQIALRAPMDGSTAVAIANAPLVFVGYGVKAPERQWDDFKGVDLHGKIAVVFVNDPDFETGQGDFGGKAMTYYGRWTYKYEEAARQGALGLLVIHETAPASYGWATVKNSNTNAMFDIVRKNPSAAHPQLEGWIQRDLAVQMFKHAGLDFDTLKKQAQTRDFKPVVLTGESLSANFKVDSKVITSHNIVGRIEGSKRPNETVIYSAHWDHLGIGAPDAKGDRIYNGAVDNATGTAALIEMGRAFAHGPKPERSVVFLNVTAEEKGLLGSEYYAANPLYPLATTVGVLNTDALDPHGPARNFTISGSAKLGLLDDLIAEAKKYGMSYTADPSPEAGYFFRSDHFSFAKRGVPAVSFGSGNDWVDGGVKAGKAAEDDYTAKRYHQPGDEWQANWSFTGMARDLQLLYAVGNELANSDQWPNWSKDSEFRGARDASAAARK; encoded by the coding sequence GTGAAGCGACTGCTCCTCTGTACCCTGATCATGGCGACGTTTTCAGCCGCCCAGGCCACTGACGTACCGACCTTCAGCACCGAGCGACTGTCGGCGTCGGTAAAAACACTTGCCTCGGATGCGTTCGAAGGCCGCGGCCCCGCCACACGCGCCGAAACAAAGACCATCGACTACGTGGTGGCGCAAATGAAGGCCGCCGGACTACAGCCGGGCGGCGACCTCAAGGACGGCCAGCGTGCCTGGACCCAAGCCGTCCCGCTGCTGCGCAGCCAGATCATCGGCACGCCTTCACTGAAGCTCACGCTGGGCGACCAGCAGGAAACCCTGACCCAGGGTGATCAGATCGCGCTACGCGCACCGATGGACGGCTCCACCGCCGTCGCCATCGCGAATGCCCCGCTGGTATTCGTGGGCTATGGCGTGAAGGCACCGGAGCGCCAGTGGGACGACTTCAAGGGTGTCGACCTGCACGGCAAGATCGCCGTGGTGTTCGTCAACGATCCTGACTTCGAGACCGGCCAGGGCGACTTTGGCGGCAAGGCGATGACCTATTACGGCCGCTGGACCTACAAGTACGAAGAGGCTGCGCGGCAAGGCGCACTCGGCCTGCTGGTGATCCACGAAACCGCCCCGGCCTCGTATGGCTGGGCCACGGTGAAGAACTCCAACACCAATGCGATGTTCGACATCGTGCGCAAAAACCCTTCCGCCGCGCATCCGCAACTGGAAGGCTGGATTCAGCGTGATCTGGCCGTGCAGATGTTCAAGCACGCGGGGCTGGATTTCGACACATTGAAGAAGCAGGCGCAGACGCGTGATTTCAAGCCGGTCGTGCTGACCGGCGAAAGCCTCTCGGCCAACTTCAAGGTCGACTCCAAGGTCATCACCTCGCACAACATCGTCGGCCGTATCGAAGGCAGCAAGCGCCCGAACGAGACGGTGATCTACAGCGCGCACTGGGACCACCTTGGCATCGGCGCACCCGATGCCAAGGGCGATCGCATCTACAACGGCGCCGTCGACAACGCCACCGGCACCGCAGCACTGATCGAGATGGGTCGCGCCTTCGCGCACGGACCCAAGCCCGAACGCAGCGTGGTGTTCCTCAACGTCACGGCCGAAGAAAAAGGCTTGCTGGGCTCGGAGTACTACGCTGCCAATCCGCTGTATCCGCTGGCGACCACGGTAGGCGTACTCAACACCGACGCACTCGATCCGCACGGCCCCGCGCGCAACTTCACCATCTCCGGCAGCGCGAAGCTGGGCTTGCTGGATGACCTGATTGCCGAGGCCAAAAAATACGGCATGAGCTACACCGCCGACCCCAGTCCCGAGGCAGGCTACTTCTTCCGCTCCGATCACTTCTCGTTCGCCAAGCGCGGCGTGCCGGCGGTGTCGTTTGGTTCCGGCAACGACTGGGTCGATGGCGGTGTCAAAGCCGGCAAAGCTGCGGAGGACGATTACACCGCGAAGCGCTATCACCAGCCTGGCGATGAATGGCAGGCGAACTGGTCGTTCACCGGCATGGCCCGCGACCTGCAATTGCTTTACGCCGTAGGCAACGAGTTGGCCAATTCCGACCAGTGGCCGAACTGGAGCAAGGACTCCGAGTTCCGCGGCGCACGCGATGCCAGCGCGGCAGCACGAAAATAA
- a CDS encoding TonB-dependent receptor, which produces MVLKHNLLALAIASVCFGVSATAYAASAPQTDQPQSSQEQSTTATTDKDAKADGKHKAQKLQAVEVNGFVSSIENSTALKRNASSIVEAVSAEQVGKLPGVSIADTLGRVPGLAVQTVNGRPQVLTIHGLGPDFSTALVNGGQQVSTSNNRDVQFDQYPSSWFDNVVVHLSPSANLIGQGLTGTVDMHTIRPLEKNGPEAAVNAHRIWNDMSQLADGPGVSNKGYNLNGVWVNQFADHTIGVTLGVDMESNPAQIEHQAPWGYPGDVNGNAVVGGSKNYGISDTMKRNGLLATVQWQPNDHYTGTFDATYDNFKERAQAKGMEFPLFYSSAQLQPGGNVENGFIQSGTYTNVKPVIRNDYNSTSARVSNFNWDNKFTINENWTADFDANYSRATRHDINLESYSGTGFGGTGATDTVGFTELSNGLLHLNPTLDYSNGVVLTDPQGWGGGNDVVQAGFINAPRTVDSLTNLHLSVERSFSSGPFSSMEFGIAHSTRTKTYHIDQSFLTLGGGTLSGGNAVKTAPFTGSSCNPLAWMGISSQLCYNPLALISDGTLQQVPTFGSSLSLPPDWKVRENVLTPYVQFNIDTYLGNVNLRGNFGVQASRTQQSGVGERVAPGSSVTGGQTQLIPVSANTTFTRYLPSANLIFGLTDNDDLRLSAARTMARPRMDQMNASLGVNSNITRLQSTDPNQAYFSASGGNPKLKPTMSDNYNVSYEHYFSGGSGYQCGANDSKNSDLCHSGGGYFALSGYFLKLSDYINPNAAYLYDFSSFLPFGLTPAQQAQLGTTQGIVSGPTNNGHGYVRGAQATLNLPMNLLTPALDGLGMILTGNRTESSLVFAGNSSPITVPGLSKWVANATVYYQHSGFEARISDSYRASFLGDVSGISASRVEQTIQGGSTYDAQLSYGFTSGSLKGLTLIVQGSNLSNKIFTTFQNNDPRQVQTWERYGRRYDIGVSYKFQ; this is translated from the coding sequence ATGGTTCTGAAACATAACTTGCTGGCGTTGGCGATTGCATCGGTCTGCTTTGGCGTGAGTGCCACGGCTTATGCGGCAAGCGCTCCCCAGACTGATCAGCCGCAGAGCAGTCAAGAGCAGTCGACTACGGCAACGACTGACAAGGACGCCAAGGCTGACGGCAAGCACAAGGCGCAGAAGCTGCAGGCCGTCGAAGTCAACGGCTTCGTCAGCAGCATCGAGAATTCCACCGCGCTCAAGCGCAACGCCAGCAGCATCGTCGAGGCCGTCTCGGCCGAGCAGGTCGGCAAATTGCCGGGCGTGAGTATTGCCGACACGCTGGGCCGCGTTCCGGGTCTTGCCGTGCAGACCGTCAACGGCCGTCCGCAGGTGCTCACGATCCACGGTCTCGGTCCGGACTTCTCGACCGCCCTGGTCAATGGCGGCCAGCAGGTCAGCACCTCCAACAACCGCGACGTGCAGTTCGATCAATACCCCTCCAGCTGGTTCGACAACGTCGTGGTGCATCTGAGCCCGTCGGCCAACCTGATCGGTCAGGGCCTGACCGGCACGGTCGACATGCACACCATTCGCCCGCTGGAAAAGAACGGCCCCGAGGCCGCCGTGAATGCCCATCGCATCTGGAACGACATGTCCCAGCTGGCCGATGGCCCCGGCGTGAGCAACAAGGGCTACAACCTCAACGGCGTGTGGGTGAACCAGTTCGCTGACCACACCATCGGCGTCACCTTGGGCGTGGACATGGAATCCAATCCGGCCCAGATCGAACATCAGGCGCCATGGGGTTATCCAGGCGACGTCAACGGCAATGCCGTGGTCGGCGGCTCGAAGAACTACGGCATCTCCGACACGATGAAGCGCAACGGCCTGCTGGCCACCGTGCAATGGCAGCCGAACGACCACTACACCGGTACGTTTGATGCCACCTACGACAACTTCAAGGAACGGGCGCAGGCCAAGGGCATGGAGTTCCCGTTGTTCTACAGCTCTGCCCAGTTGCAGCCGGGTGGCAACGTCGAAAACGGCTTCATCCAGAGCGGCACCTACACCAACGTCAAGCCGGTCATCCGCAACGACTACAACAGCACCAGCGCCCGGGTCAGCAATTTCAACTGGGACAACAAGTTCACCATCAACGAAAACTGGACGGCGGATTTCGACGCGAACTACTCGCGCGCCACCCGCCATGACATCAACCTCGAAAGCTATTCGGGCACTGGCTTCGGCGGCACCGGCGCCACCGATACCGTCGGCTTCACCGAGCTCAGCAACGGCCTGCTGCATCTGAACCCGACGCTGGACTACAGCAATGGCGTGGTGTTGACCGACCCGCAGGGCTGGGGCGGTGGCAACGACGTGGTACAAGCCGGCTTCATCAACGCGCCGCGCACGGTCGACTCCCTGACCAACCTGCACTTGAGCGTGGAGCGCAGCTTCTCCAGCGGCCCGTTCTCCAGCATGGAGTTTGGTATTGCACACAGCACGCGCACCAAGACCTACCACATCGACCAGTCCTTCCTGACTTTGGGTGGCGGCACGCTGAGCGGCGGCAACGCGGTCAAGACCGCACCATTCACCGGCAGCAGCTGCAATCCGCTGGCGTGGATGGGCATCAGTTCGCAGCTTTGCTACAACCCACTCGCGCTGATTTCCGATGGCACCTTGCAGCAGGTTCCGACGTTCGGCTCGTCACTTTCGCTGCCGCCGGACTGGAAGGTGCGCGAGAACGTGCTCACGCCGTACGTGCAATTCAACATTGACACTTACCTCGGCAACGTCAACTTGCGCGGCAATTTCGGTGTGCAGGCGTCACGTACCCAGCAAAGCGGCGTCGGCGAGCGCGTGGCACCGGGCAGCTCGGTCACCGGCGGGCAGACCCAGCTGATTCCGGTCAGCGCCAACACCACTTTCACCCGCTATCTGCCGAGTGCCAACCTGATCTTCGGTCTCACCGACAATGACGATCTGCGCCTCAGTGCCGCTCGCACCATGGCCCGCCCGCGCATGGATCAGATGAATGCCAGCCTCGGGGTAAACAGCAACATTACCCGCCTGCAGTCCACTGACCCGAACCAGGCCTACTTCAGCGCTTCGGGCGGCAACCCGAAGCTGAAGCCGACCATGTCCGACAACTACAACGTCAGCTACGAGCACTACTTCTCCGGCGGCTCCGGCTATCAGTGCGGCGCCAACGATTCGAAGAACTCCGACCTGTGCCACAGTGGTGGCGGCTACTTCGCGCTGTCGGGCTATTTCCTGAAGCTGAGTGACTACATCAACCCGAACGCAGCCTATCTGTACGACTTCAGCTCGTTCCTGCCGTTCGGTCTGACCCCGGCGCAGCAAGCCCAGCTCGGCACCACCCAGGGTATCGTCTCCGGCCCCACCAACAACGGCCACGGCTACGTGAGGGGCGCCCAGGCCACCCTGAATCTGCCGATGAACCTGCTCACCCCGGCACTCGACGGCCTCGGCATGATCCTCACCGGCAACCGCACCGAGAGCTCGCTGGTGTTCGCCGGCAACAGCTCGCCGATCACCGTGCCTGGCCTGTCGAAGTGGGTCGCCAACGCCACGGTGTATTACCAGCACAGTGGCTTCGAGGCACGCATCAGCGACAGCTACCGCGCGAGCTTCCTGGGCGATGTGTCAGGCATCAGTGCCTCCCGCGTCGAGCAGACCATCCAGGGTGGCAGCACCTACGATGCCCAGCTCAGCTATGGTTTCACCAGCGGCAGCTTGAAGGGTCTTACCTTGATCGTGCAGGGCTCCAACCTGTCCAACAAGATCTTTACCACTTTCCAGAACAACGATCCCCGTCAGGTACAGACGTGGGAACGGTATGGTCGCCGCTACGATATCGGCGTCTCGTACAAGTTCCAGTAA
- a CDS encoding alpha-glucosidase family protein translates to MTDAPWWRGAVTYQIYPRSFLDTNGDGVGDLPGIIARLDYVASLGVDAIWVAPFFKSPMADFGYDIADYRDVDPLFGSLEDFDVLLAKAHALNLKVMIDQVLSHTSNEHAWFRESRESRDNAKADWYVWADAKDDGSAPNNWLSLFGGSAWQWEPRRGQYYLHNFLTSQPDLNFHHADVRAAILDSVRFWLDKGVDGFRLDAINFCFHDRALRDNPPKPKDKRVGRGFSPDNPYAFQYHYFNNTQPENLAFLGELRALMDGYTDVAALGEISSEDSLATMAEYTRAGRLHMGYSFELLTDDFSAAHIRGTVQTLEAQMTEGWPCWAISNHDVERVLTRWGKGRSSGKLANLLTAMVCSLRGSVCVYQGEELGLTEAELPFEALQDPYGIAFWPQFKGRDGCRTPMPWNDADVHAGFSHGTPWLPVPSEHHALAVSRQEADPHSVLHGFRNFMHWRHGQPALRWGDIAFLDTAEPILAFTRRLGDQLVLVAFNLSEAALTLSLPDELVSLQPLEGHGLQQGSLEGIQLHLPGYGVWFAGRK, encoded by the coding sequence ATGACTGATGCACCCTGGTGGCGCGGAGCCGTCACCTACCAGATCTACCCGCGCAGTTTCCTCGACACCAATGGTGACGGGGTAGGCGATTTGCCGGGCATCATCGCGCGGCTCGATTACGTGGCCAGCCTTGGCGTGGATGCGATCTGGGTGGCGCCGTTCTTCAAGTCGCCGATGGCTGATTTCGGTTATGACATTGCTGACTATCGCGATGTCGACCCGCTGTTTGGATCGCTGGAAGATTTCGATGTACTGCTGGCGAAGGCGCATGCGCTGAATCTGAAAGTGATGATCGATCAGGTGCTCAGTCACACCTCGAACGAGCATGCCTGGTTCCGTGAAAGCCGCGAGAGTCGCGACAATGCAAAGGCTGACTGGTATGTCTGGGCTGACGCAAAAGACGATGGCAGTGCGCCGAACAACTGGCTGTCGCTGTTTGGTGGTTCGGCGTGGCAATGGGAGCCGCGCCGCGGCCAGTATTACCTGCACAACTTCCTGACCTCGCAGCCCGATCTGAATTTCCATCATGCCGATGTGCGCGCGGCCATTCTCGACAGCGTGCGTTTCTGGCTCGACAAGGGCGTCGATGGCTTTCGGCTGGACGCCATCAACTTCTGCTTTCACGATCGCGCGCTGCGCGATAACCCGCCGAAGCCAAAGGACAAGCGCGTTGGTCGAGGCTTCAGTCCGGATAACCCCTACGCATTCCAGTACCACTATTTCAACAATACCCAGCCGGAAAACCTCGCCTTTCTGGGTGAGCTGCGTGCGCTGATGGACGGCTATACGGATGTGGCGGCACTGGGCGAAATTTCCTCGGAAGATTCGCTGGCGACGATGGCCGAGTACACCCGTGCGGGCCGCCTGCACATGGGTTACAGCTTCGAGCTGCTCACCGACGATTTCAGCGCCGCACACATCCGCGGCACGGTGCAGACGCTGGAAGCGCAGATGACCGAAGGCTGGCCGTGCTGGGCGATTTCCAACCACGATGTCGAACGCGTGCTGACGCGCTGGGGCAAAGGTCGCTCATCGGGCAAGCTGGCGAATCTGTTGACCGCGATGGTTTGTTCGTTGCGCGGCTCGGTATGCGTTTATCAGGGCGAGGAGCTTGGCCTGACCGAGGCCGAGTTGCCGTTCGAGGCGTTGCAGGACCCCTACGGCATTGCCTTCTGGCCGCAGTTCAAGGGGCGCGATGGCTGTCGCACGCCGATGCCATGGAACGATGCCGATGTGCACGCCGGATTCAGTCACGGCACGCCGTGGTTGCCAGTGCCGTCGGAGCACCACGCGCTGGCCGTGAGCCGGCAGGAAGCCGATCCCCATTCGGTGCTCCATGGCTTCCGCAACTTCATGCACTGGCGTCATGGGCAACCGGCATTGCGCTGGGGCGATATCGCTTTTCTCGATACTGCCGAGCCGATCCTGGCGTTCACTCGCCGTCTGGGTGATCAGCTCGTGCTGGTGGCGTTCAACCTGTCCGAGGCGGCGCTCACGCTTTCGCTGCCTGATGAGCTGGTCAGCCTGCAGCCGCTGGAGGGCCACGGTTTGCAGCAGGGCAGTCTGGAGGGCATCCAGCTGCACTTGCCCGGTTACGGGGTGTGGTTCGCCGGCAGGAAGTAG
- a CDS encoding tryptophan halogenase family protein: MNDTAIRHIVIVGGGTAGWMTAALLAKALGTQVKIQLIESDEIGIVGVGEATIPQIRHINAFLGLDEDDMLRATHGTFKLGVQLNDFGRLGDSYLHAFSDIGLPLGLIGFHHYWLRAVQGHGSTAAAGATERPLHSVGDLWSYSLNTQAANAHRFARMDKVGSSALGGVKYAYHFDAGLYGQYLRKHCDPAVVKRTEGKVVDVQRRENDGFIESVRLASDEIVAGDLFIDCSGFRGLLIEGALNTGYESWQHWLPCDRALAVASARTEPLWPYTRATARTAGWQWRVPLQHRTGNGHVYSSQFLSDDEASAMLLANLDGEALGDPRPLRFTTGMRRKTWQRNCIAIGLAAGFMEPLESTSIHLIQSGISRLLAMFPDRQCDPVLMEEYNRQTRFEYESIRDFLILHYKATERDDTPFWRQCANMDIPPRLARKIALFRGNGHLQREADELFTEVAWLQVMIGQHIQPTSHHPLANAISDTQLDGFLGDLRTLIGRATNSMPDHARFVADHCKTRD; this comes from the coding sequence ATGAACGACACCGCCATCCGCCATATCGTGATCGTCGGCGGCGGCACGGCCGGCTGGATGACGGCGGCCCTGCTCGCCAAGGCACTCGGCACACAAGTAAAAATCCAGCTGATCGAGTCCGACGAAATCGGCATTGTCGGCGTGGGCGAAGCGACCATTCCGCAGATTCGCCACATCAACGCCTTCCTCGGTCTCGATGAAGACGACATGCTCCGGGCCACCCACGGCACCTTCAAACTCGGCGTGCAACTGAACGACTTCGGCCGCCTCGGTGACTCCTATCTGCACGCATTCAGCGACATTGGCCTGCCGCTGGGCCTGATCGGCTTCCATCACTACTGGTTGCGCGCCGTGCAGGGACATGGAAGTACCGCGGCAGCAGGCGCGACCGAGCGACCGCTCCACTCCGTCGGCGATCTTTGGTCGTACTCGCTCAACACCCAGGCCGCCAACGCCCACCGTTTCGCGCGCATGGACAAGGTCGGCAGCAGTGCACTGGGCGGCGTCAAATATGCCTACCACTTCGACGCCGGGCTGTATGGTCAATACCTGCGCAAGCACTGCGACCCTGCCGTGGTGAAGCGCACCGAAGGCAAGGTGGTCGACGTACAACGGCGTGAAAACGATGGCTTCATCGAATCGGTGCGATTGGCAAGCGACGAAATAGTTGCCGGCGATCTTTTCATCGACTGTTCGGGTTTTCGCGGCTTGCTGATCGAGGGGGCACTGAACACAGGCTACGAAAGCTGGCAGCACTGGCTTCCCTGTGACCGCGCACTGGCCGTTGCCAGCGCGCGCACCGAACCACTATGGCCGTACACCCGTGCCACCGCGCGCACCGCGGGCTGGCAGTGGCGCGTGCCGCTGCAGCATCGCACCGGCAATGGCCATGTGTATTCCAGCCAGTTCCTCAGCGACGACGAGGCCAGCGCGATGCTGCTGGCCAACCTCGACGGCGAAGCCCTGGGTGATCCGCGTCCGCTGCGCTTCACCACCGGCATGCGACGCAAGACATGGCAGCGCAACTGCATTGCGATTGGCCTGGCCGCCGGCTTCATGGAACCGCTGGAGTCCACCAGCATCCACCTGATCCAGTCCGGCATCAGTCGCCTGCTGGCGATGTTTCCTGATCGTCAGTGCGATCCGGTGTTGATGGAGGAATACAACCGACAGACCCGTTTCGAATATGAAAGCATCCGCGACTTTTTGATTCTTCACTACAAGGCGACCGAACGCGACGACACGCCGTTCTGGCGGCAGTGCGCAAACATGGACATCCCGCCGAGGCTGGCGCGCAAGATCGCGCTGTTCCGTGGCAACGGCCATCTCCAGCGCGAGGCCGACGAACTGTTCACCGAAGTGGCCTGGTTGCAGGTGATGATCGGCCAGCACATCCAGCCAACAAGTCATCACCCGCTTGCCAATGCGATCAGCGACACGCAACTCGACGGCTTCCTCGGTGACCTGCGCACCCTGATCGGGCGCGCCACCAACAGCATGCCCGACCATGCGCGCTTTGTTGCGGATCACTGCAAGACGAGAGACTGA